One genomic window of Microbacterium sp. BH-3-3-3 includes the following:
- a CDS encoding nitronate monooxygenase family protein → MRRLENLLGIDSPVVLGPFGGLSSIALTAAVSDGGGLGSFGLYGYTPERIRDTIAALRAATPRPVAVNLWLPRGDEVTPTDVDIAPFLRAAEQLFAAAGIAPPVVPAAYLTPITDQLEAVFDARPDVLSVVYGIPDAETLARARALGIRVIGTATSVAEAVALEGAGVDAIVATGAEAAGHRVSFLADPAHSLVGTFALVPQVVDAVSVPVIAAGGVADRRGVAAAFALGADGVQVGTAFLRTRQSAATAGHRAAIAAAADTDTVLTRAMSGRLARGIPNRAMRELEAGGMIAPFPAQNWLTGAFRAAAAASGDADLVSLWAGQAAGLARLDDAVDVLAELRAGVPV, encoded by the coding sequence ATGCGCCGCCTCGAGAACCTGCTCGGCATCGATTCGCCCGTCGTTCTCGGCCCCTTCGGCGGGCTGTCGTCGATCGCGTTGACGGCGGCGGTCAGCGACGGGGGAGGCCTCGGCTCGTTCGGCCTCTACGGATACACGCCCGAGCGCATCCGCGACACGATCGCCGCCCTTCGGGCGGCCACGCCGCGTCCCGTGGCGGTGAACCTGTGGCTGCCGCGCGGCGACGAGGTGACTCCGACCGACGTCGACATCGCACCGTTCCTGCGGGCCGCCGAGCAGCTCTTCGCCGCCGCGGGCATCGCCCCGCCCGTCGTTCCCGCCGCGTACCTCACGCCCATCACCGACCAGCTCGAGGCCGTCTTCGATGCGCGCCCCGATGTGCTGAGCGTCGTGTACGGGATCCCGGATGCCGAGACCCTCGCCCGCGCGCGAGCTCTCGGCATCCGCGTGATCGGCACCGCCACCTCGGTCGCCGAGGCGGTGGCGCTCGAGGGCGCGGGGGTCGACGCCATCGTCGCGACGGGGGCCGAGGCCGCAGGGCACCGTGTGTCGTTCCTCGCCGACCCGGCGCACTCGCTCGTGGGCACGTTCGCGCTGGTGCCGCAGGTCGTCGACGCGGTGAGTGTCCCCGTCATCGCGGCCGGCGGCGTGGCCGATCGCCGCGGAGTCGCCGCGGCGTTCGCGCTGGGGGCCGACGGCGTGCAGGTCGGCACGGCGTTCCTGCGCACGAGGCAGTCCGCCGCGACCGCGGGGCATCGCGCGGCGATCGCCGCCGCGGCCGACACCGACACGGTGCTGACGCGGGCGATGAGCGGGCGACTGGCGCGCGGCATCCCGAACCGGGCGATGCGCGAGCTCGAGGCCGGCGGCATGATCGCCCCGTTCCCCGCGCAGAACTGGCTCACCGGTGCGTTCCGCGCGGCGGCTGCGGCGTCGGGAGACGCCGACCTGGTGTCGCTGTGGGCGGGACAGGCCGCGGGCCTCGCGCGTCTCGACGACGCCGTCGACGTGCTGGCGGAGCTGCGGGCGGGCGTGCCGGTCTAA
- a CDS encoding acylphosphatase, translated as MRTVTIRVHGRVQGVGFRYALQAEAERLGARGWARNRRDGSVEALVEGDDATVDAVLAWAQAGPPSARVDGVDVHEGGGAAPRGFEIRATA; from the coding sequence ATGCGAACGGTGACGATCAGGGTGCACGGCCGCGTGCAGGGTGTCGGCTTCCGCTATGCGCTCCAGGCCGAGGCCGAGCGGCTCGGGGCCCGCGGCTGGGCCCGCAACCGCCGCGACGGCTCGGTCGAAGCCCTCGTCGAGGGTGACGACGCGACGGTCGACGCCGTCCTGGCGTGGGCCCAGGCGGGTCCCCCGTCGGCCCGGGTCGACGGGGTCGACGTGCACGAGGGCGGCGGCGCGGCTCCGCGCGGGTTCGAGATCCGCGCGACGGCTTAG
- a CDS encoding LysE/ArgO family amino acid transporter has protein sequence MLTPLLAGLGLGFSLIVAIGAQNLFVLRQGVRREHLVAVVAVCAVSDAVLILLGVSGVGLVLQAVPWLIVVVRWAGAAFLVGYGLLAARRALRPSGETLRVDAAPAASASPADTGRTAVKARPARTTLAATVLTCLALTWLNPHVYLDTVFLLGSVATTHGDGRWAFALGACLASLAWFSLLGFGARYLGRWLDTPRAWRILDAIIAVVMFAIAISLVLPH, from the coding sequence GTGCTCACCCCCCTTCTCGCCGGCCTCGGTCTCGGCTTCTCGCTCATCGTCGCCATCGGGGCGCAGAACCTCTTCGTGCTGCGCCAGGGCGTCCGACGCGAACATCTGGTCGCGGTGGTCGCGGTGTGCGCGGTATCGGATGCCGTGCTGATCCTGCTCGGCGTCTCCGGCGTCGGCCTCGTGCTGCAGGCGGTCCCCTGGCTCATCGTCGTGGTGCGGTGGGCGGGCGCGGCGTTCCTCGTCGGATACGGCCTGCTGGCAGCCCGGCGGGCGCTGCGTCCGAGCGGCGAGACCCTGCGCGTCGACGCCGCCCCGGCGGCATCCGCCTCGCCCGCTGACACCGGGCGCACGGCCGTGAAGGCGCGTCCCGCACGCACGACGCTCGCCGCGACCGTGCTCACCTGCCTCGCCCTCACCTGGCTCAATCCGCACGTCTACCTCGACACGGTGTTCCTTCTCGGCTCGGTCGCGACCACGCACGGCGACGGGCGGTGGGCGTTCGCGCTCGGCGCGTGCCTCGCCAGCCTTGCGTGGTTCTCACTCCTCGGCTTCGGTGCGCGGTACCTCGGCCGGTGGCTCGACACGCCCCGCGCCTGGCGCATCCTCGACGCGATCATCGCGGTCGTGATGTTCGCCATCGCGATCTCGCTCGTGCTGCCGCACTGA
- a CDS encoding LysR family transcriptional regulator ArgP, protein MSIPLDLARTLAVVVEEGTLDAAARRLHVTPSAVSQRVRALEDQLGRVVLVRSKPVRTTEAGDAVVRLARQLALLEHDALAAIGAEGGVVASLPLAVNADSMGTWFLPPLARVAERRAVVFDLHRDDQDFTVGLLESGTVMAAVTSRETPLAGCRVRPLGVLRYEAVATAGFSRRWFPEGVDAEALAAAPVVDFDRRDDLQTQWLARRGVAAAAPPRHRVPASQDFATAVELGLGWGLLPSFQSAAGLADGSLVHLGDDPLDVPLYWQQWNLTSDLLDDVADEVVAEGRRVLAAG, encoded by the coding sequence ATGTCGATCCCACTCGATCTCGCTCGCACCCTCGCTGTCGTCGTCGAGGAGGGGACCCTCGATGCGGCGGCACGGCGTCTGCACGTGACCCCCTCCGCGGTGAGTCAGCGCGTGCGGGCCCTCGAAGACCAGCTCGGACGCGTCGTCCTGGTGCGATCCAAGCCGGTGCGCACGACCGAGGCGGGCGACGCCGTCGTGCGCCTCGCACGCCAACTCGCGCTGCTCGAGCACGACGCTCTGGCGGCGATCGGCGCGGAGGGCGGGGTCGTGGCATCCCTTCCCCTGGCGGTGAACGCCGACTCGATGGGCACCTGGTTCCTGCCGCCGCTGGCCCGGGTGGCCGAGCGACGCGCGGTGGTGTTCGACCTGCACCGCGACGACCAGGACTTCACGGTGGGCCTGCTCGAATCGGGCACGGTCATGGCGGCGGTCACGTCGCGCGAGACCCCGCTCGCCGGGTGTCGGGTGCGACCACTGGGGGTGCTGCGGTACGAGGCGGTGGCGACGGCGGGGTTCTCGCGCCGCTGGTTCCCCGAGGGCGTGGATGCCGAGGCGCTCGCCGCGGCGCCCGTCGTCGACTTCGACCGTCGCGACGACCTGCAGACGCAGTGGCTGGCGCGCCGGGGCGTGGCGGCGGCAGCGCCCCCGCGGCATCGGGTTCCGGCATCGCAGGACTTCGCCACCGCGGTCGAGCTGGGGCTCGGGTGGGGGTTGCTGCCCAGCTTCCAGTCGGCGGCGGGGCTGGCCGACGGATCGCTCGTCCACCTCGGCGACGACCCCCTCGACGTGCCGCTGTACTGGCAGCAGTGGAACCTCACCTCGGACCTGCTCGACGACGTGGCCGACGAGGTCGTGGCCGAGGGGCGGCGCGTGCTGGCGGCGGGGTGA
- a CDS encoding NADP-dependent oxidoreductase, protein MRSRSTRPETAIEPAPAVPETMRAAVFDAPGPADALHLADVAVPSPVLSEVLVRVVAAGINPIDAKTRAGRGLSGAIDSWPAVLGLDVSGVVVRAPFDAHPFPVGTEVYGMAAAPRTPGAYAEYVVVPTLSLARKPAALSHVEAAGVPVAALTAWGLVVETALAHQGQRILVHAGSGGVGHFAVQFAAYFGAHVIATGSGRNLEWLRELGAAEVVDYTSTRFEDVVSPVDVVIDLIGNVADDTGTRSLEVLRPGGLLIEVPTGAWPDFREAASARGIRSTDYKTIPDGAALATIGRLLDSGAVRVFIDRVFDLDDVAAAHTELERGHTRGKIVLHVSDD, encoded by the coding sequence ATGAGATCCCGATCGACGCGTCCCGAGACCGCCATCGAACCCGCACCGGCGGTCCCCGAGACGATGCGGGCGGCGGTGTTCGACGCTCCGGGCCCGGCCGACGCGCTGCACCTCGCCGACGTCGCCGTCCCCTCTCCCGTGTTGAGCGAGGTGCTGGTGCGGGTCGTGGCCGCCGGCATCAACCCGATCGACGCCAAGACCCGCGCCGGACGCGGTCTGTCGGGCGCGATCGACTCCTGGCCCGCCGTGCTGGGTCTCGACGTCAGCGGGGTGGTGGTGCGCGCGCCGTTCGATGCGCACCCGTTCCCCGTCGGCACCGAGGTCTACGGCATGGCCGCCGCCCCCCGCACCCCGGGGGCGTACGCCGAGTACGTCGTCGTGCCCACCCTGTCTCTGGCGCGCAAGCCCGCCGCCCTCTCGCACGTCGAGGCCGCGGGTGTGCCCGTCGCCGCCCTGACCGCCTGGGGGCTGGTCGTCGAGACCGCGCTCGCCCACCAGGGCCAGCGCATCCTCGTGCACGCCGGCAGCGGAGGGGTGGGGCACTTCGCGGTGCAGTTCGCCGCGTACTTCGGCGCGCACGTCATCGCGACGGGCTCCGGCCGCAACCTCGAGTGGCTCCGCGAGCTCGGCGCCGCCGAGGTGGTCGATTACACCTCGACCCGCTTCGAAGACGTCGTCTCGCCGGTCGATGTCGTGATCGACCTCATCGGCAACGTCGCCGACGACACCGGCACGCGCTCGCTCGAGGTGCTGCGCCCCGGTGGACTGCTGATCGAGGTGCCCACCGGAGCCTGGCCGGACTTCCGCGAGGCGGCCTCGGCCCGCGGCATCCGATCGACCGACTACAAGACCATCCCCGACGGCGCCGCCCTCGCCACCATCGGTCGCCTGCTCGACTCGGGCGCCGTCCGCGTGTTCATCGACCGGGTCTTCGACCTCGACGACGTCGCCGCCGCACACACGGAACTCGAACGCGGGCACACCCGCGGCAAGATCGTGCTGCACGTCAGCGACGACTGA
- a CDS encoding MarR family winged helix-turn-helix transcriptional regulator has translation MSESNDDRREAVQALESSFSELMTVFRRFVSEAAERVSPGMLPATFKALSVVSRFGPLTLSALAERLSADKGFLSRSISELEELGLVTRTPDPNDRRSRLIAVTEVGHTRLADARAPHESRLFEAMADWSVADIRHLSTLLHALAVGESPAQDL, from the coding sequence ATGAGCGAATCGAACGATGACCGCCGCGAGGCCGTCCAGGCCCTGGAGTCGTCGTTCTCGGAGCTCATGACCGTGTTCCGCCGCTTCGTCTCCGAAGCGGCGGAACGCGTGAGTCCCGGGATGCTCCCGGCCACCTTCAAGGCCCTCTCGGTGGTCAGCCGGTTCGGCCCGCTCACGCTCTCGGCTCTCGCCGAGCGTCTCTCGGCCGACAAGGGCTTCCTCAGCCGCTCGATCAGCGAGCTGGAGGAGCTGGGCCTGGTGACCCGCACGCCCGATCCGAACGATCGCCGCTCGCGCCTCATCGCGGTGACCGAGGTCGGGCACACTCGGCTCGCCGACGCCCGCGCTCCGCACGAGAGTCGCCTGTTCGAGGCGATGGCCGATTGGTCGGTGGCCGACATCCGGCACCTGTCGACGCTTCTGCACGCGCTCGCGGTCGGCGAGTCCCCCGCACAGGATCTCTAG